In one Bacteroides intestinalis DSM 17393 genomic region, the following are encoded:
- a CDS encoding SusC/RagA family TonB-linked outer membrane protein, whose amino-acid sequence MKNIFMLTNKSEQRLGGKRFSAILLLLCLSLFTVYGQGKKNIKGLVTDEKNEPLIGVSVVELGTSNGTVTDIDGKFDLNVSSNSTLKFSYIGYNVLEKKVGIQAMMNVVLTEVASELDEVVVVGYGTVKKRDLTGSVTSVDSEKLLQSPALSAAEAIQGKVPGVLIQNTSWTPGSTPSILIRGTRSIKAGNDPLYVVDGIPISTAPNLFAPGDIESIEVLKDASATAIYGSRGANGVIIISTKKGKKGKVQVDYNGYYGIQTIQNKLELMDGSEYAEYVREAYRAAGQYDSAVPNMELDKTLPSFTGDDYTWQSIAMAYDENGNYDPGKVRSGALWWNEVERTGIVTDHQLGIRGGGDKMQFAFNTTYFRNEGIYKNQDYSRYTVKLSVDAEVTNWLKIGGQSHFSHSLQDRGSNFQDCWRVNPLGRLYDDDGAPTLMTSGGDSQWWNPLQYLEPDAVVNPLKINRFLGSYYGEIKLPLDGLKYRANIGIDFHSRQDYSFLSSNARQGNPNQAKNATQQTYAYTFENLLFYDKQFGKHSIGITLLQSIQRNRTESLSTTVQDLPSDDLLFNDIASALDITGYDSNNQVWSLASFMGRLNYNYKSRYYATFSMRYDGSSRLADGHKWVSFPAFSLAWRVNEENFLKNFDKLDNLKLRFGYGVTANTSINPYQTKGLLSKKYYNYGENMVIGYTSSSLPDKTLTWETTGQWNVGVDFSFFRGRLSGTVDAYLQNTHDLLLDRQLPAVSGYTSVLTNVGKTRNKGIEVSLSTVNIQNKDFTWSTDFMYSTNKEEIVELYNGKVDDIGNSWFIGEALGVYYDYKKIGIWQDTPEDLAEIEKYNKNGHKFAPGMIKLLDIDGDHKITADNDRMILGQKRPKHIFNFSNTFVYKGLDLNVVLYGTLGGMLRNAVRVNHQSYRNNSVKFDYWTPNNPTNAYPRPNRLYDNIEYESSLYYEKSDFLRVKTITLGYTLPKSLVNKATLSNCRLYVTAQNPLVFTSYTGVDPEGAATYASPSVSSWIFGMNVSF is encoded by the coding sequence ATGAAAAACATTTTTATGCTAACAAACAAAAGTGAACAAAGACTAGGAGGAAAACGGTTCTCTGCAATCCTTCTATTATTGTGTTTATCTCTGTTTACTGTTTATGGTCAGGGAAAGAAAAATATTAAGGGATTAGTCACTGATGAGAAAAATGAACCATTAATAGGAGTCAGTGTAGTGGAACTTGGTACTTCTAATGGTACAGTAACGGATATAGATGGAAAGTTTGATTTAAATGTTTCATCAAATTCGACTTTAAAGTTTAGCTATATCGGCTACAATGTACTTGAGAAAAAGGTTGGCATACAAGCAATGATGAATGTTGTTTTAACTGAGGTTGCCTCAGAATTGGATGAAGTTGTAGTAGTGGGTTATGGAACTGTAAAGAAACGTGATCTGACAGGCTCTGTTACATCTGTTGATTCTGAAAAACTGTTGCAGAGTCCGGCGTTATCCGCTGCTGAGGCTATTCAGGGTAAAGTTCCGGGAGTATTGATACAGAACACAAGTTGGACTCCAGGATCTACTCCGTCTATTCTTATTCGTGGTACACGTTCTATCAAAGCAGGAAATGATCCGTTGTATGTAGTGGATGGTATTCCTATTTCAACAGCTCCTAATTTATTTGCCCCTGGTGATATAGAGTCGATAGAGGTTCTTAAGGATGCCTCAGCCACAGCGATATATGGGTCTAGAGGTGCTAATGGAGTTATCATTATCTCAACAAAGAAAGGTAAGAAAGGAAAAGTACAGGTTGACTATAATGGCTATTACGGAATTCAGACCATTCAAAATAAGTTGGAATTAATGGATGGATCAGAATATGCGGAGTATGTGCGTGAAGCTTATAGAGCTGCCGGACAATATGATTCAGCAGTACCTAATATGGAACTGGATAAAACATTACCTTCGTTTACTGGCGATGATTATACTTGGCAGTCTATTGCGATGGCTTACGATGAAAACGGTAATTATGATCCTGGTAAAGTGCGTTCCGGTGCTTTGTGGTGGAATGAAGTAGAGCGTACAGGTATAGTGACTGATCACCAACTCGGCATCAGAGGGGGAGGTGATAAAATGCAGTTTGCTTTTAATACTACATATTTCAGGAATGAAGGCATTTATAAGAATCAAGACTACTCGCGTTATACGGTAAAGTTGAGTGTTGATGCGGAGGTTACTAATTGGTTGAAGATAGGAGGACAGTCACATTTTAGTCATTCATTACAGGATAGAGGTTCGAATTTTCAGGATTGCTGGCGTGTTAATCCGCTTGGACGATTGTACGATGATGATGGAGCACCTACGTTGATGACCTCGGGTGGTGACTCTCAATGGTGGAATCCTCTTCAATATTTGGAGCCTGATGCTGTAGTAAATCCGTTGAAGATTAACCGTTTCTTAGGTAGTTATTATGGAGAAATCAAACTTCCGTTAGATGGACTTAAGTATCGTGCAAATATTGGCATTGATTTCCATTCTCGGCAGGATTATTCTTTTTTATCTTCAAATGCAAGACAAGGCAATCCTAATCAGGCAAAGAATGCTACTCAACAAACCTATGCTTATACATTTGAAAATCTGTTATTCTATGATAAGCAATTTGGAAAACACTCTATCGGGATTACTTTGCTGCAATCTATTCAGCGCAATAGAACTGAAAGTTTAAGTACTACTGTTCAGGATTTACCTTCGGATGATCTGCTTTTTAATGATATTGCGTCAGCATTGGATATAACAGGATATGACAGTAATAACCAGGTATGGAGCCTTGCTTCTTTCATGGGGCGCTTGAACTACAATTATAAAAGCAGGTATTATGCAACATTCTCAATGCGTTATGATGGCTCTTCACGTTTAGCAGATGGACACAAATGGGTTTCTTTCCCTGCTTTTTCATTGGCATGGAGAGTAAATGAGGAAAACTTCCTTAAGAATTTTGATAAACTTGATAATTTGAAACTGCGTTTCGGATATGGTGTAACTGCCAATACTTCTATTAATCCTTATCAAACAAAGGGATTGTTATCAAAGAAGTATTATAATTATGGAGAAAATATGGTTATTGGTTATACCTCATCCAGCTTACCGGATAAAACATTGACTTGGGAAACTACCGGACAATGGAATGTAGGTGTTGACTTTAGTTTTTTCCGTGGACGTTTGAGTGGAACAGTTGATGCTTATCTGCAAAATACACATGATTTGCTGCTTGACCGTCAGTTACCTGCTGTCTCTGGCTATACGAGTGTACTTACTAATGTTGGTAAGACAAGGAATAAGGGTATTGAAGTTAGTTTATCTACTGTGAATATACAAAATAAAGACTTTACATGGTCTACAGATTTTATGTATTCAACTAATAAGGAAGAAATTGTAGAATTGTATAATGGGAAAGTAGATGATATAGGCAATAGTTGGTTTATAGGCGAAGCGCTTGGGGTATATTATGATTATAAGAAAATCGGTATCTGGCAGGATACTCCGGAAGATCTTGCAGAAATCGAAAAATATAATAAGAATGGTCATAAATTTGCACCGGGAATGATTAAACTGCTGGATATTGATGGAGATCATAAAATTACTGCAGACAATGATCGTATGATCCTTGGACAAAAACGCCCCAAACATATTTTTAATTTTAGCAATACATTTGTTTATAAAGGTCTTGACCTGAATGTTGTTCTTTATGGAACTTTAGGCGGAATGTTGAGAAATGCAGTTCGCGTGAATCACCAGTCTTATCGTAATAATAGTGTGAAATTTGACTATTGGACTCCTAATAATCCCACTAATGCTTATCCGCGTCCTAACAGGTTGTATGACAATATAGAGTATGAATCTTCATTATATTATGAAAAATCTGATTTTTTACGTGTTAAAACAATAACATTAGGGTATACATTACCTAAAAGTCTGGTTAATAAAGCAACTTTATCTAATTGTCGCTTATACGTTACTGCACAGAATCCTCTTGTGTTTACAAGCTACACCGGAGTCGATCCGGAAGGAGCGGCAACCTATGCTTCACCAAGTGTAAGTAGTTGGATATTTGGTATGAATGTTTCTTTTTAA
- a CDS encoding RagB/SusD family nutrient uptake outer membrane protein: MKTMKYRKSIDIIFTMVYGFISLINVSCDDFLSEKEVPRITSDFYKTEQGILAAVDATYAYMRFGVGGEFSNVFTELGTDLITGAEGALSYPYNLYSATLSPTESKLYSLWENHYKAIGVTNLVLDALPEASVSEAEKESYGAEMNFFRAYFYFDLVQQFGKIPLVTKAIQEPQTDFKRSSVSDVYKLIVSDLRYAAEHLRESATGTEQSKATKYAAAHLLSKVYLTRGSAVTDQRGQLSTDMDSAYYYAKRVIDSPKYTLLNNYSDLWDVNNMGNREVIFSIQFTLDPIYNGDGNKSHLYWGSWYEDQPGMKRDIANGRPYRFHRATNKTMFELFDRKNDSRFYKSFKWTYYCNKVTSSLAIGDTAIYYSLNAPKNRTYKYKYFQWNKDDPSKNNRYYPIVLKYEDPLRETANEQKGVREWVRMRLGETYLIAAEAAGRKGDYNLAADLINVIRERASWKSGEKKVPQYWLEEGGEMDNTESTYENIKVTADDLKENFVDFMLDERGRELLGEYTRWEDLVRCEKLVEYVKKWNPDAMKNIQEYHKLRPIPQKHIDRLNPRGSDEEEQNPGYF; encoded by the coding sequence ATGAAAACGATGAAATATAGAAAAAGCATCGACATAATTTTTACGATGGTTTATGGATTTATCTCCCTGATAAATGTTAGTTGTGATGATTTTCTTTCAGAGAAAGAAGTTCCTCGTATAACAAGTGATTTTTATAAAACTGAACAAGGTATACTGGCAGCTGTTGATGCCACCTATGCTTATATGCGTTTTGGAGTTGGTGGAGAGTTCTCTAATGTTTTTACAGAATTAGGCACTGATCTGATAACAGGTGCGGAGGGAGCTTTGAGTTATCCCTATAATTTATATAGTGCAACTTTGTCACCAACAGAATCGAAGTTATATAGTTTGTGGGAAAACCATTATAAAGCTATCGGAGTGACAAACTTGGTCTTAGATGCTCTGCCGGAGGCGAGTGTATCGGAAGCAGAAAAAGAGAGTTATGGTGCTGAGATGAATTTCTTTCGTGCGTACTTCTACTTTGACTTAGTTCAACAATTTGGCAAAATACCTTTGGTTACTAAGGCAATACAAGAACCTCAAACTGACTTCAAACGCTCTTCTGTATCAGATGTCTATAAGCTTATTGTCAGTGATTTAAGATATGCGGCAGAACATCTCCGTGAATCGGCAACTGGTACAGAACAAAGTAAGGCTACTAAATATGCTGCTGCTCATTTATTGTCTAAAGTTTATCTTACACGTGGTAGTGCAGTAACTGATCAGCGTGGACAATTATCAACTGATATGGATAGTGCTTATTACTATGCAAAAAGGGTAATAGACAGCCCTAAGTATACTTTATTGAATAACTATTCGGATTTGTGGGATGTTAACAACATGGGAAATCGTGAGGTTATCTTTTCCATTCAGTTTACTCTTGATCCGATATATAATGGAGATGGAAATAAATCTCATTTATATTGGGGATCGTGGTATGAAGATCAACCTGGTATGAAGCGTGATATAGCTAACGGCCGTCCTTATCGTTTTCATCGTGCTACCAATAAGACGATGTTTGAGTTATTTGATCGTAAAAATGACTCCCGTTTTTATAAGAGTTTTAAATGGACCTACTATTGTAATAAAGTAACTTCTTCTTTAGCCATAGGAGATACTGCTATTTATTATAGTTTAAATGCTCCTAAGAACAGAACATATAAATATAAATATTTTCAATGGAACAAGGATGATCCAAGTAAGAATAACAGATATTATCCCATTGTGTTGAAATATGAGGATCCGTTAAGAGAAACGGCAAATGAGCAGAAAGGGGTACGCGAATGGGTACGTATGCGTCTTGGCGAGACTTACCTCATTGCTGCGGAAGCAGCAGGACGTAAGGGGGATTACAACTTGGCTGCTGATTTGATTAATGTTATTCGTGAGCGTGCTTCTTGGAAGTCCGGCGAAAAAAAGGTACCTCAATATTGGCTGGAAGAAGGTGGAGAAATGGACAACACGGAATCTACTTATGAAAATATAAAAGTGACTGCAGATGACTTGAAAGAGAACTTTGTAGATTTTATGTTGGATGAAAGAGGACGTGAACTTTTGGGCGAATACACAAGATGGGAAGATCTGGTACGTTGTGAGAAATTGGTTGAGTATGTAAAAAAATGGAATCCAGACGCAATGAAGAATATCCAAGAGTATCACAAACTGCGTCCAATTCCTCAAAAGCATATTGACCGACTGAATCCTCGCGGTTCTGATGAGGAAGAGCAGAACCCTGGATATTTCTAA
- a CDS encoding polysaccharide lyase family 8 super-sandwich domain-containing protein: protein MKRLLIIYLALCFWGECSYAVEKQKDIEILYNRLLEEYLSDSIDVSQAEKDLAVMQTDGSWKDIDYKTVTFYFDADRHLKRLRNIALAYSKPGNKLFHKPELRKKIVLGLDYFRTVNPDSGNWWYRDIGAPSQYMVPLLLLKKELKREDLMRLSAYLVDKTDNVAHRGKNRTWVSAVLIHKGCIEDNYELIAKGFSSIASTIYVEEKDDEGMKRDNSIHQHRPQLYSGGYGMSLMSDLAEYITLANKTSFIKFFTPDKIKLVSDVFLKGTQMFGYREAYDFGTIGRGICRPNCLSNMSTYTLDLMKEVDPIHAEDYEAWKKHINGAAFPVPGNTHFWKSNIMTHHGADYYMSAKVISVRTNGTEMLNGQNLKGYYLPLGATNIMTTGHEYDDVFVAWDWTRVPGTTAVANQSTAELRWYLFGSNQFGGGVSNAHNGVMAYEHAYQGVEARKAYFFMGDAMVCMGSGIKAARTQEVRTSVNQCLANGEVTYGLSGHTYRLMDNLSDKKIDWAYHDNVGYIFPQNGSVTLRKAKQTGTWRELEVTASEQPVTKEVFSLWISHGTTPQNEDYCYIIMPDKPLSYFTDKKFENEIKIIANTEQIQAIANENKRQYAVVFYEPGEIRFSDDLVVAVNKKVLLYIEKKDGQYEIAVADPLYKEESVQLSLNGEQMDITFPSGDYSGSSVIKHIAQKH, encoded by the coding sequence ATGAAAAGGTTACTAATTATTTATCTAGCGTTATGCTTTTGGGGAGAATGCAGCTATGCTGTAGAGAAGCAGAAGGATATAGAGATTTTATATAATAGATTGTTGGAAGAATACCTATCGGATTCGATAGACGTTTCTCAAGCAGAAAAAGATTTGGCTGTTATGCAAACTGATGGTAGTTGGAAAGACATTGATTATAAGACAGTGACTTTCTATTTCGATGCAGACCGTCATCTCAAAAGATTAAGAAACATAGCATTGGCCTATAGTAAGCCTGGAAATAAGCTATTTCATAAGCCGGAATTGAGAAAAAAGATAGTATTGGGGTTAGACTATTTCCGGACAGTTAATCCCGATTCCGGAAATTGGTGGTATCGGGATATCGGGGCTCCTTCCCAATATATGGTTCCTCTTCTTTTGTTGAAGAAAGAACTGAAAAGAGAAGATTTGATGAGGCTTTCTGCTTACCTAGTTGATAAGACAGATAATGTAGCACATAGAGGTAAGAACAGGACATGGGTGTCTGCAGTCTTGATACATAAGGGCTGTATAGAAGATAATTATGAGTTAATAGCCAAAGGATTTTCTTCCATTGCTTCTACCATATATGTAGAGGAGAAAGATGATGAAGGAATGAAAAGAGATAATAGTATCCATCAGCACCGTCCTCAACTTTATTCGGGTGGATATGGAATGTCACTGATGTCTGACTTGGCAGAGTATATTACTTTAGCTAATAAGACATCTTTCATAAAATTTTTTACTCCTGATAAGATTAAGTTGGTATCAGATGTTTTTCTGAAAGGAACACAGATGTTCGGATACAGGGAGGCATATGATTTTGGGACGATTGGACGGGGAATATGTCGGCCGAATTGCTTGAGTAATATGTCCACGTACACATTAGATTTAATGAAAGAAGTTGATCCTATTCATGCAGAAGATTATGAAGCATGGAAAAAGCATATTAATGGTGCAGCCTTTCCGGTACCTGGAAATACACACTTCTGGAAATCGAACATTATGACTCATCATGGAGCTGATTATTACATGTCTGCCAAAGTCATATCCGTGCGCACAAATGGTACGGAAATGCTGAATGGGCAGAATTTGAAAGGTTATTATCTACCATTAGGAGCGACTAATATAATGACTACCGGTCATGAGTATGATGACGTCTTTGTAGCTTGGGATTGGACGCGGGTACCGGGAACAACGGCGGTTGCTAATCAGTCGACTGCCGAATTACGTTGGTATCTGTTCGGATCGAATCAATTTGGCGGAGGCGTTAGCAACGCCCATAATGGAGTAATGGCTTATGAGCATGCCTATCAGGGTGTGGAAGCTCGGAAAGCTTACTTTTTTATGGGAGATGCTATGGTATGTATGGGAAGTGGTATTAAGGCAGCCCGTACGCAGGAAGTTCGTACTTCGGTAAATCAATGTCTGGCAAATGGTGAGGTTACATATGGCTTGTCAGGGCATACATACCGGCTAATGGATAACTTGTCCGACAAAAAGATAGACTGGGCTTACCATGATAATGTAGGGTATATTTTCCCGCAAAATGGGAGTGTAACATTGAGAAAAGCCAAGCAAACGGGTACCTGGCGGGAACTTGAAGTAACGGCAAGTGAGCAACCTGTTACAAAAGAGGTTTTTAGTTTATGGATTTCGCATGGCACTACTCCACAGAATGAGGATTATTGCTACATAATAATGCCTGATAAACCTCTTTCTTATTTTACAGATAAGAAGTTTGAGAATGAAATCAAAATTATAGCCAATACGGAGCAGATACAAGCGATTGCCAATGAGAATAAGAGACAGTATGCTGTCGTCTTTTATGAACCGGGTGAAATACGGTTCTCAGATGATCTGGTAGTGGCAGTCAATAAAAAAGTTTTGTTATACATTGAGAAGAAAGACGGGCAATATGAAATAGCTGTAGCTGATCCTTTGTATAAAGAGGAGTCTGTTCAATTAAGCCTGAATGGAGAACAGATGGATATAACATTCCCTTCCGGTGACTATTCCGGTAGTTCGGTGATAAAGCATATAGCCCAAAAGCATTAA
- a CDS encoding hybrid sensor histidine kinase/response regulator transcription factor, which translates to MRKHTLLLLFFFSCLTSNICSYNLRQISNRDGLSNSSVTCLFQDDERFLWIGTYDGLNMYDSRNIYIYKPDINNQNSLSSNVIRNIIETDSIYLWISTKWGLNKLSQQSNTIEAYYNEFGENSYMAKDSHDNLYVLSKPDVLSFYSKVENKFIDLPVHKGIEHNTVLGMLIDAQDTIWINHQGVLERYTVSDTGSDQPSIKRHSDFKHAQPIEYAFYHNEKIIIVDSIGDIYYITTQGIHFVKNLNKLINESGEIGSIIFDNDDLLIGFRTNGLIRLDAAKGYELEKIEINCGVFSLWKDEQQDIIWIGTDGQGIYAWTKDEYAFNNLSLNQLPINKRRPIRAIHTDQQNTLWLGTKDNGIIRIKDYDVAQEYSTANVTHFTVKDGLTNNAVFAFTESKSHPILWIGSDGPELNYYSYRDNKIHSLINNTNSRIARVHSMSETCDSLLWVGSGSRLLRISIEAHGNTIKAKDIRTIYFRVPNRQQYNQIYSIYPENDSILWIGMRGNGVIRLNTQTEAYQLISFDKNGIAPMNDILCIHQDKNKIIWVGSSYGLTRLTLLPNGEYDYKNFNENEGLPNNTIHGIAEDPQGNLWLSSNTGIILFDSHKNTFRNLNHKTGLKVIEFSDNAYFQDSTKKRYFFGGVDGIVWIENGEKKRKDFIPDIFFTKLRIFNKDYNISEFEKSKGNKREIVLKHDQNFFAVSFVAMDFINGENSKYSYKLENFSNVWMDTRSNEAQFTNIPPGNYILRVKYDDGSSSNENLTQSIYITILPPWYWSIAAQTIYVLLLIGAGLGLFRYIRWKYERRKASIDRRLKEKYKEEMYEGKLRFFTNITHEFCTPLTLIYGPCERILNYEHSDDFIKKYAQIIKSNTERLNSLIQEVIDFRRMETGNQICHIQELNISELGNGIIESFDELAEQNRIQLETDITPDIIWRSDHNGFTKILNNLISNAFKYTPENGTIRISIKKEEDKLSIKVYNTGKGISKENLPLIFNRYSILDNIKENSIKGLSSRNGLGLAICQSMVELLHGTINVESEVNQYAQFIVTLPALETTEKVGNIQPHEIAKVELSNYKTEVTLPETVNNEEETNQPENTILIIDDNKELLWMLKDILSNEYAILTAENGEEGLELLKQETPNLIITDIMMPKIDGITLTKQLKNNKHTAHIPLVILSAKNTTDEKIEGIESGADAYIPKPFNTQYLRTIIKQLIKKQEELKQYYNSSASAFDYSGGQLLQNEDKEYLQTAIEIINKNMDNAEFGPDELAEAMQTSGRNLYRKFKKLNQSSPKDFIKEQKMKYAAKLLLTTTLNIQEIMYRIAATNRSHFYKEFAKRYNQTPREYREANKQKDDSLV; encoded by the coding sequence ATGAGAAAACATACATTGCTGCTTTTATTCTTTTTTTCTTGTTTAACAAGCAACATTTGTTCGTACAATCTGAGACAGATCAGTAATCGGGACGGTTTATCCAACAGTTCTGTCACTTGCCTGTTTCAAGACGACGAACGTTTTTTATGGATCGGAACATATGACGGGCTTAATATGTATGACAGCCGGAATATCTATATTTATAAGCCCGATATCAACAACCAAAACAGTTTATCAAGCAATGTTATCAGAAATATTATAGAAACAGACAGCATTTATCTGTGGATCAGTACCAAGTGGGGACTTAACAAGCTATCGCAACAAAGCAATACCATAGAGGCGTATTACAATGAATTCGGAGAAAACTCTTATATGGCTAAAGACAGCCACGATAATTTGTATGTTCTTAGCAAACCGGATGTCTTGTCTTTCTATTCTAAAGTTGAAAATAAATTTATCGACCTTCCTGTACATAAAGGAATAGAACATAATACAGTATTGGGTATGCTAATTGATGCACAAGATACTATTTGGATCAATCACCAAGGAGTTCTGGAGAGATATACTGTATCTGACACAGGCTCTGATCAACCCAGCATTAAAAGGCATAGTGATTTTAAACATGCTCAGCCCATAGAGTATGCATTCTACCATAACGAGAAAATCATCATAGTCGATTCTATCGGAGACATTTATTATATAACAACCCAAGGCATTCATTTTGTTAAAAATCTGAATAAGCTTATTAATGAGAGCGGGGAAATCGGCTCTATTATTTTCGATAACGATGATCTCCTCATTGGCTTTAGAACGAACGGCCTTATTCGGCTCGATGCAGCTAAAGGATATGAATTAGAAAAAATAGAAATTAATTGTGGGGTATTCTCATTATGGAAAGATGAACAACAAGACATTATCTGGATTGGTACAGACGGGCAAGGCATATATGCATGGACCAAAGATGAGTACGCTTTCAACAACCTGTCATTAAATCAATTGCCCATAAATAAAAGAAGACCCATCCGGGCTATTCATACAGATCAACAAAACACTCTGTGGTTGGGAACTAAAGATAATGGCATCATCAGAATTAAAGATTACGATGTTGCCCAGGAATATTCGACAGCTAATGTAACCCATTTCACTGTCAAAGACGGATTAACCAATAATGCAGTCTTTGCTTTTACTGAAAGTAAGAGCCATCCTATATTATGGATTGGGTCGGACGGTCCTGAACTAAACTATTATTCATATCGGGACAACAAAATACACTCGCTTATCAACAATACCAACTCTAGAATTGCACGTGTACATTCCATGAGTGAGACCTGCGACTCATTGCTATGGGTAGGTTCTGGAAGCAGATTGCTCCGAATCAGTATTGAAGCACATGGAAATACGATTAAAGCCAAAGATATACGTACCATTTATTTCAGAGTCCCCAACAGACAGCAGTACAATCAAATATATTCCATTTATCCGGAGAATGATTCTATTCTCTGGATTGGAATGCGGGGAAATGGAGTCATTCGCCTGAATACGCAGACCGAAGCCTATCAGCTTATCTCATTCGATAAAAACGGAATAGCTCCAATGAATGACATTCTCTGTATACATCAAGACAAAAATAAAATTATATGGGTAGGCAGCAGTTACGGCCTCACCAGATTGACCTTATTACCCAATGGTGAATACGATTATAAAAACTTCAATGAAAATGAAGGATTACCTAATAATACAATACATGGTATCGCAGAAGATCCTCAAGGTAACTTATGGTTAAGCAGTAATACTGGTATCATTCTATTTGATTCACATAAGAATACATTCCGAAACCTTAATCATAAAACAGGATTAAAGGTAATAGAGTTTAGTGATAATGCTTACTTTCAAGACAGTACAAAAAAACGATATTTCTTTGGAGGCGTAGATGGTATTGTATGGATAGAAAATGGGGAAAAAAAGAGAAAAGATTTCATTCCGGATATTTTCTTTACCAAGCTCAGGATATTCAATAAAGATTATAACATATCCGAATTTGAAAAAAGCAAAGGTAATAAAAGAGAAATTGTATTGAAGCACGATCAAAATTTCTTTGCTGTTTCTTTTGTTGCCATGGATTTCATCAATGGAGAAAATAGCAAGTACTCCTATAAACTGGAAAATTTTAGCAATGTATGGATGGACACGCGCTCCAATGAAGCGCAATTTACCAATATTCCTCCCGGTAACTACATCTTGCGAGTGAAGTATGATGATGGGAGCAGTAGTAATGAAAACTTAACTCAAAGTATATACATCACCATCCTTCCTCCCTGGTACTGGAGCATTGCTGCTCAAACAATCTACGTTCTACTACTTATAGGAGCAGGGTTAGGCCTTTTCCGATATATTCGTTGGAAGTACGAACGGAGGAAAGCTTCTATCGACAGAAGGCTGAAAGAAAAATATAAAGAAGAAATGTATGAAGGGAAGTTACGTTTCTTCACCAATATTACACATGAATTCTGTACTCCGCTCACACTTATCTACGGACCATGCGAAAGGATACTCAATTATGAACATAGTGATGACTTTATAAAAAAATATGCCCAGATTATAAAATCAAATACCGAGCGGCTTAACAGCCTGATACAAGAAGTCATCGATTTCCGCCGTATGGAAACCGGTAACCAGATATGCCACATACAAGAATTGAATATCAGCGAATTGGGCAACGGAATCATTGAATCATTTGATGAATTGGCCGAACAGAATCGAATTCAGTTGGAAACAGACATCACTCCGGATATCATTTGGAGAAGTGACCACAACGGCTTTACTAAAATCCTCAATAATCTTATTTCCAATGCTTTCAAATACACACCGGAAAATGGGACTATCCGTATATCCATAAAAAAAGAAGAAGATAAACTAAGCATTAAAGTGTATAATACGGGGAAAGGTATCAGTAAAGAAAACCTTCCGTTAATATTTAACCGGTACAGTATACTCGACAACATCAAAGAAAATAGTATAAAAGGCTTATCATCCAGAAACGGATTAGGGCTTGCCATTTGCCAGAGTATGGTAGAATTGCTACATGGAACCATTAACGTAGAAAGTGAAGTAAATCAATATGCCCAATTTATTGTGACTTTACCTGCGCTTGAAACCACAGAAAAAGTGGGAAATATACAACCACATGAAATTGCCAAAGTTGAACTGTCCAATTATAAAACAGAGGTAACACTGCCCGAAACAGTCAATAACGAAGAAGAAACTAACCAACCGGAAAACACAATACTGATTATTGATGATAATAAAGAATTGTTGTGGATGTTGAAAGATATATTATCAAATGAATATGCAATCTTAACTGCCGAAAACGGAGAGGAAGGGTTGGAACTATTGAAACAAGAAACTCCGAATCTGATTATCACAGATATCATGATGCCTAAAATCGATGGAATCACCCTGACTAAACAACTGAAAAACAATAAGCATACTGCACACATTCCATTGGTAATTCTTTCGGCCAAGAATACAACCGATGAGAAAATAGAAGGTATAGAATCCGGAGCGGATGCTTACATTCCCAAACCTTTCAATACACAATATCTTAGAACCATTATCAAACAACTTATAAAAAAACAAGAAGAGTTAAAGCAATACTATAACTCTTCTGCAAGTGCATTTGACTATAGTGGAGGACAGTTATTACAAAATGAGGATAAAGAATACCTGCAAACCGCTATAGAAATAATCAATAAAAATATGGATAATGCAGAGTTCGGCCCTGACGAATTAGCCGAGGCGATGCAAACCAGTGGCAGAAATTTATACCGAAAGTTCAAAAAACTGAACCAATCATCTCCCAAAGATTTCATAAAAGAGCAAAAAATGAAATATGCTGCAAAATTGCTGTTAACAACAACATTAAATATACAAGAAATCATGTACCGGATAGCGGCTACCAACCGGTCGCATTTTTATAAAGAATTCGCCAAACGCTATAATCAAACTCCCAGGGAGTACAGGGAAGCCAATAAACAAAAAGATGATTCTCTTGTTTGA